In Plodia interpunctella isolate USDA-ARS_2022_Savannah chromosome 30, ilPloInte3.2, whole genome shotgun sequence, the following proteins share a genomic window:
- the Kpc2 gene encoding ubiquitin-associated domain-containing protein 1 has protein sequence MLVSDSGFHNNELLLKIISPEGVTFSAYFSEDTLIEEVKNRGIDFFYPNGETGSSRFKMVRVFDTSTLHDFLTLGQEQITSQEELLLVERRIPEASTLWDLGSVRAPLHGAIAAATASLPAPQNNMRQPNLQSLLSTNELSYELRKILISLIEAGARLAAAGRNYEMSLAQLSAALDEPRRLNQTVIQVITPEEIAARFNAFEDNNSEGASSVKSDGHDMYKRAEHLQRFLEKFRAWRTKIAEAPTPDAISALKDLGFSSEDADRALRSTGCNVPAAASYLVGERGSSIFELINGLPDGPILQTLLKQPQIQRGLLNTRMLIAFIAMVGQTGSASLWLNSPHGSPLLSQISRTYHSEKYCFAVNQFSDIREESPIQTASTSRQQQRR, from the coding sequence ATGTTAGTTTCCGACTCAGGTTTCCACAATAATGAGCTGCTCCTGAAAATTATAAGTCCCGAGGGCGTAACGTTTTCCGCATACTTCTCTGAAGACACATTGATCGAAGAGGTGAAAAACCGTGGCATAGATTTCTTCTACCCTAACGGCGAAACTGGGTCGAGCAGATTTAAAATGGTGCGTGTTTTCGATACGTCGACGTTGCATGACTTTTTAACATTAGGCCAAGAACAGATAACCTCGCAAGAGGAACTCTTGTTAGTCGAAAGACGAATTCCTGAAGCTAGTACATTATGGGACCTGGGATCCGTTAGGGCTCCGCTACACGGGGCTATAGCTGCAGCCACCGCATCTTTGCCAGCCCCACAGAACAACATGCGACAACCGAATCTACAGTCCCTGTTATCTACCAACGAATTGTCTTATGAGCTAAGGAAAATTCTGATATCCCTAATAGAAGCCGGCGCAAGGTTGGCGGCAGCTGGGCGTAATTACGAAATGTCACTGGCGCAATTATCAGCCGCGTTGGACGAGCCGAGGCGGCTGAACCAAACCGTAATCCAGGTCATAACTCCAGAGGAGATCGCCGCGCGATTCAACGCTTTCGAAGACAACAATTCTGAAGGCGCATCTTCGGTCAAATCCGACGGGCACGATATGTACAAGCGAGCTGAACATTTACAAAGATTTTTGGAGAAATTCCGAGCTTGGCGGACTAAAATCGCTGAAGCACCTACCCCAGACGCGATCAGCGCTCTCAAGGATTTGGGTTTCAGTTCTGAAGATGCAGACAGAGCTCTTCGTTCCACTGGATGCAACGTGCCGGCGGCCGCCTCATATCTGGTGGGGGAGAGGGGGTCGAGCATCTTTGAACTGATCAACGGATTGCCTGATGGTCCGATCTTGCAGACTTTGCTCAAACAGCCCCAGATCCAGCGCGGGTTGTTAAATACGAGAATGCTTATAGCTTTTATTGCGATGGTCGGACAGACGGGCAGCGCTTCTCTTTGGCTCAACTCTCCTCACGGCAGCCCCCTTCTGTCACAAATTTCGAGGACATACCATTCAGAGAAGTACTGCTTTGCAGTGAACCAGTTCTCTGATATCAGAGAGGAGTCTCCAATCCAGACGGCATCCACATCGAGACAACAACAACGACGTTAG